The DNA sequence CAACACTTGATGCTATATTATATCTGTTAAAAATTTCTTTATAATGTTTATCCAACTCATTTACATTTATTAGCCAATATTTAAGCCTATCGAAATTAACACTAGTCTTCTTCTTTAAATTATCTGAGAAATAAATTTCTATGATCTCATTAGGAACATTATATGAAATCAAATCAGTAATCCCTTCAGATTCATTTGCATTCATATCGACAAATCCAAAATTTGCATAGGATGTGTTGCAAATATATTTTAATGTAGTTTCGATTATTTCGCCTTCATTCTTTTTATAAGATACTTCAGTTGCTATATTGCTTATGAAATTATATATTTTACTTTCTCTAACTGATTTTTCTCTTCGTTTCAAAAATGTATATACTATGCCCAAAGCTTCTTCATAGGAAAAACTAACAATGTCTTTGTTATGTATGAAAATCTCGTTGATTACTTTATAAATAAAATTGGGATTCAAGTGTGTAATAGCAAAGAAGCCATCAACACCAAATTTATCAAGATTGTAAATACTTAACGCTGATATAGGGTTATTACTAAAGATATCATCCAGTTTTTTCTCATATTGATACAATATTTCTTCTCCATATTCACTTTCAAAGAAGCATTCTCTATCAGCCACCACTGCAACTCCATTAAAACCTTCCTCAATTGCATTATTAATAGTTTTGATGAGTATCTCAGTATTTAAATAAACCTTATTTTCGACAAAATAATTATACGCCGAATCTATCAAAAGTTTTCCGCTCTTAACGAGCGCATCAAAGCAATACCCATATTGTTCAAGGAAAAATTCCAGCTCCTTTAAATTTTGGGCATGTTTATATAATATGCACTTTTTGTTGTTTCTAAGCGCCCAATCAAAATATAGTGCAATTATATCCGTCACATTATCGTCATCTGAAGATATTAAATGATATCTGACCCCATCGCGTAAATATTTATCCAGTTGCATTTTTTCCTCCCAATTCTACAATATTCTACAATGATATTACTACATTTTTGTAACAATTTGCAATATATAATTTATGGATACTTAGTTGACTTTTTAAAATATTATGTAAATTATCCACACCATCCACAGGGTTATCCACATTTTTGTGTTAGTATTTTCAATTACTATATATTTTTCTCCACATTATCCACAGTTAATCGGTTTATTAATTACAAAGAAATCCACAAAGGTTCGAAAATTATCTACATTTTTTTCACAGCTTTTCCCCAATTTTTAGATTTGGATAGGCATTAATTGACAAGCTCGACACCCTTCCTTTTTTGTATGCATAGTAACCCGAAGCTGCAATCATTGCTGCATTATCCGTGCATAACTCTATAGATGGATAGTAAAACTCAAATCCATATTTTTTACATAACAAACTTAATTCGTCCCTTAACCTTGAATTTGCCGCAACCCCTCCTGCAAGTGCAACCTTATTTATCTTTTTAAGTTTAGCTGCTCTTATTGTCTTATTCGCTAAAACCTCTACAACGGACTTTTGAAAACTTGCAGCAACATCCTCTTTTTTTATTTCTATTCCTTGCATGCTCATTTTATTCAAATAATTTAAGACAGCTGATTTTAAGCCGCTAAATGAAAAATCGAATGATTCCTCCTCAAGATAAGCCCTTGGAAAGTCAATTGCATCTTCATTTCCCTGCCTTGCAATTTTATCTATCAAAGGTCCTCCTGGATATCCAAGCCCTAATGCCCTAGCAATTTTATCAAATGCTTCACCAGCTGCATCGTCCCTTGTCTTTCCTATTATCTCATATGTATCGTAATCTTCTATGTAAACCAAATGGCTGTGTCCTCCCGAAACAACAAGGCATAAAAAAGGAGGCTCCAAATACTTATGTTGAATATAGTTTGCACTGATATGCCCTTCTATGTGATTAACTCCAATAAGTGGCTTTTTCAATGATAATGAAAGCCCCTTTGCATAGGATAAACCTACTAATAAAGCACCAACAAGCCCCGGACCATAAGTTGGGGCAATCAAATCAATATCGCTAAATTTAATACCAGCCTCTTTTATTGCTTCTTCAACTATCAAGCTAATTATCTCAACGTGTTTTCTTGAAGCAACCTCGGGCACAACTCCCCCAAATCTCTTATGTATATCAATCTGAGAATAGATTACATTAGAAAGAACTTCCCTTCCATTTAACACAACTGCTGCAGAAGTTTCATCGCAGCTTGTTTCAATTCCTAATGTTAAAAATCTCTCCATAACTTCGCTCCTTTAGTTACTATTAATGACTTCGATATAATTATTATATCATGTCGACAAAAATTTCTACATTTTTCGTCAAAAAATATTAGTTTTTTACAAAATCTTAACACACAAAATTAAAAATGGTGCTATAATAATATTGCGGCAACAAAAAACCCCAACCCATTTACCCAATCAACCCGGGATCCCCCCGGGACTTTTTTTTATCTAAACTATCCTTCTAAAATGCTCAGGATATAAGTCAAATCATCCTTATCCTCTTTGTCTAACCTTTTAAAATCTACGCTTAGTTTAAAATATTCAGCTGCTACCTTCAAATGCTGAAGGGCAATGCCTATATCAATTTTATTCATATCCTTAATATGCTGAGATTTTTTATTAGTCTTTATATATACATCGACTATATTATTGTATTTAATAAATCTCCAAGGCTGGCTGTTCATTGCAGAAGGCGCAACCCTTACAGCATCCATTACATACTTCCACTGCTCGTCAAAATCCCCATCGCAAAATTCGTCTATTCCTAATCTTTTTGCTCCTACAAGCATTTTAATATAATCTATCCCTTTAGAAGGGTATCCAAATGCAAGAACTATAACTGTTTCATGACCATCTTTAACCTCTATTACTTCCTGAACTTTATTTTTATCATAAAATCCACCTATATAGCATGTTCCAAGGCCCATTTCAGTCATTTTTAGAACCAAGTCTTCAAGTGCATATCCAACGTTTTCAAGATACCCTTCTCTTTTTTCAGAAGTAACTACTAAATAATGGGGCGCAATTATTTTCCCATAGCTTCCTATAAGCCCTTTTAACACGTTTTGCATCTTACTTCCATCTTCGACAACGTGTATGTCAAAGTCAATGTCGAATAATTTATTAGGATACTTTGCAAGTTCCTTAATCTCTTCCAAAAGTGCAAATGCTATCTCCTCATCCTGATATTTTCTAACTGACCTTCTTTTAAATATGGCCTCATACTCCCCCATAAATATCCTCCAATTTAACAGAATTTATACTATAATTATTTCAGCATTGCTAACAGCATCGTCTATAAGTCCTTTGATGTCCAATACTTCCTCAGATTTTTGTATGTCGCAAAGCCTTGGTTTTGTTTTAGGGTGCTTTGGAACAAATATAGTGCAGCAATCCTCATAAGGAAGAATTGATGTTTCATAAGTGTCTATTCTTCTTGCAATGTCCATAATATCAACCTTATCCATACCAACAAGAGGTCTAAAAACAGGCATTGAGACAGCATTGTTTGTAACATACATGCTCTCAAGAGTCTGGCTTGCTACCTGTCCTAAACTCTCCCCTGTCGCAAGACACATCGCACCCTCTTTTTTCGCTATTTCCTCGGCAATACTCATCATAAATCTTCTCATAATGATAGTAAGTTCATCTTCTCTACATTTTTCAATAATCTCCATCTGAATTTTTGTAAATGGAACAACATATAGTTTCAAATTTCCAGTGAATTCAGCTAATTTTTTAGCAAGGCTTATAACTTTTTCTTTAGCCCTTTCGCTTGTATACGGGTGGCTGTGATAATAAACCGAGATAAGCTCAAGTCCTCTTTTAGCAAGCATATATCCAGCAACCGGGCTGTCTATTCCTCCAGATAAAAGCAATACTCCCTTTCCTGCGCTCTTATACGGCATTCCACCCTGCCCTTGAATAAAATTAGAATAAACATATGCGTCGTTTCTTATTTCTACAGTAAGAACAACCTCAGGTTTATGAACATCAACTGATATATCCTTTATGTTTTTAAGTATTTCTCCCCCTATTTTCTTTGAAACCTCAAGAGAATTTAGAGGGAATTTTTTGTCCTGCCTCTTACACTCTACCTTAAATGTTTTAAATTGAATATCCTTTAAAACATCAACAGCTGCCTTTGCAATACTTTCCATATCCTTATCGACTACAACAGCCTCCGCAACTCCTAAAACTCCAAAAACCTTGTTTACCTTTTCAAGCATGTCTTCTGTATAATTCTCAATTATTATTCTCCCCTGCTCCTTTGTAATCTTTGCCTCTCTTCCTATCTTGTTTCTAATGTTTCTAATTAGAAGGTCCTCAAAAACCTTTCTATTAAGACCCTTCAATGTTATCTCGCTGGAATACTTCACTAGTAGTTTTTTCATCTTTTGAACCTCCTCAAAAACTTTAACAAATTCTTTAGTGCATCGATTGTTTTGTCGACCTCTTGGATTTCATTCATGTGCGAAAAGCTAAATCTAATGGTTCCTTCAATAGCATCTTCATTAAGTCCTATTTCTGGGAGAACATAGTTTTTATGCCCTGCTTTTTTTGCAGAACATGCTGAGCCTGTCGAAACATAAATTTTATAATCCTCAAGCCCATGAAGCAGCACCTCTCCCCTTACCCCTAAAAACGAAACGCTCAAAACATTGTTTATATGTTTATCATCAAATGGACTGTTGACTATACAATCATCTATTTCACTTAACCTCTTTATGAAATGCATTTTAATTTCTTTAACTTTTTCTATATTTTTCTCAATATTATTATATGCAAAATCACAGGCTACACCAAAACCAGATATCCCCGGAACGTTTTCTGTTCCCGACCTCAAATCCTTCTCCTGTCCGCCCCCTGTTAAAAGGGATTTCAATTTCAAGTCCTTTTTTACATACAGAGCACCAACTCCCTTAGGTCCATGTATTTTATGGGCACTTAAGGATAAAAAGTCGGCATCCAGTTTCTTTACATCTATTTTTATCTTCCCCAATGCTTGAACAGCATCAAAATGTATTTTTGCCTTCTTGCTCTTTTCTCTTACAATTTTGATTATATCCTCAACTGGTTGAATTGACCCTATTTCATTGTTAACATACATAATGGTCACAAGCCTTGTGTTATCCTTTATAGAATTTTTCAGTTCATCTAAATTTATTATTCCATCCTTATCGACCGATAAATATGTAGCCTCAATCCCATCTTCTTCTAACTGTTTAACGGCCTGAATGACGCTCTTATGCTCTATTTTAGTCGTTATAACATGGTCGCCTTTTTTCAAAAGCCCTTTGATAACTGTATTATTTGCCTCGGTTCCGCCAGATGTGAAAAATATTTCATTAGGACCTGCATTAATAATCCTCGCTACTCTTTCCCTTGCACTGCTCAGCTTTTTTTCTGCTTCAATTCCTAATCTGTGTGCCGACGAAGGATTTCCAAAATAATTAGTCAAACAATCCATTACCTCGTCTACTACTTCTTTATATGGCTTAGTTGTCGCGCTATTGTCAAAATATATCATCATCCGACCTCCTAAATCATTT is a window from the Caloramator mitchellensis genome containing:
- the tsaD gene encoding tRNA (adenosine(37)-N6)-threonylcarbamoyltransferase complex transferase subunit TsaD, encoding MERFLTLGIETSCDETSAAVVLNGREVLSNVIYSQIDIHKRFGGVVPEVASRKHVEIISLIVEEAIKEAGIKFSDIDLIAPTYGPGLVGALLVGLSYAKGLSLSLKKPLIGVNHIEGHISANYIQHKYLEPPFLCLVVSGGHSHLVYIEDYDTYEIIGKTRDDAAGEAFDKIARALGLGYPGGPLIDKIARQGNEDAIDFPRAYLEEESFDFSFSGLKSAVLNYLNKMSMQGIEIKKEDVAASFQKSVVEVLANKTIRAAKLKKINKVALAGGVAANSRLRDELSLLCKKYGFEFYYPSIELCTDNAAMIAASGYYAYKKGRVSSLSINAYPNLKIGEKL
- a CDS encoding nitroreductase family protein translates to MGEYEAIFKRRSVRKYQDEEIAFALLEEIKELAKYPNKLFDIDFDIHVVEDGSKMQNVLKGLIGSYGKIIAPHYLVVTSEKREGYLENVGYALEDLVLKMTEMGLGTCYIGGFYDKNKVQEVIEVKDGHETVIVLAFGYPSKGIDYIKMLVGAKRLGIDEFCDGDFDEQWKYVMDAVRVAPSAMNSQPWRFIKYNNIVDVYIKTNKKSQHIKDMNKIDIGIALQHLKVAAEYFKLSVDFKRLDKEDKDDLTYILSILEG
- the thiI gene encoding tRNA uracil 4-sulfurtransferase ThiI gives rise to the protein MKKLLVKYSSEITLKGLNRKVFEDLLIRNIRNKIGREAKITKEQGRIIIENYTEDMLEKVNKVFGVLGVAEAVVVDKDMESIAKAAVDVLKDIQFKTFKVECKRQDKKFPLNSLEVSKKIGGEILKNIKDISVDVHKPEVVLTVEIRNDAYVYSNFIQGQGGMPYKSAGKGVLLLSGGIDSPVAGYMLAKRGLELISVYYHSHPYTSERAKEKVISLAKKLAEFTGNLKLYVVPFTKIQMEIIEKCREDELTIIMRRFMMSIAEEIAKKEGAMCLATGESLGQVASQTLESMYVTNNAVSMPVFRPLVGMDKVDIMDIARRIDTYETSILPYEDCCTIFVPKHPKTKPRLCDIQKSEEVLDIKGLIDDAVSNAEIIIV
- a CDS encoding cysteine desulfurase family protein, whose translation is MMIYFDNSATTKPYKEVVDEVMDCLTNYFGNPSSAHRLGIEAEKKLSSARERVARIINAGPNEIFFTSGGTEANNTVIKGLLKKGDHVITTKIEHKSVIQAVKQLEEDGIEATYLSVDKDGIINLDELKNSIKDNTRLVTIMYVNNEIGSIQPVEDIIKIVREKSKKAKIHFDAVQALGKIKIDVKKLDADFLSLSAHKIHGPKGVGALYVKKDLKLKSLLTGGGQEKDLRSGTENVPGISGFGVACDFAYNNIEKNIEKVKEIKMHFIKRLSEIDDCIVNSPFDDKHINNVLSVSFLGVRGEVLLHGLEDYKIYVSTGSACSAKKAGHKNYVLPEIGLNEDAIEGTIRFSFSHMNEIQEVDKTIDALKNLLKFLRRFKR